A genomic window from Salvia hispanica cultivar TCC Black 2014 chromosome 5, UniMelb_Shisp_WGS_1.0, whole genome shotgun sequence includes:
- the LOC125190401 gene encoding histone-lysine N-methyltransferase, H3 lysine-9 specific SUVH1-like, translated as MEQGFNSDPNAPSAPIDKSRVYDVKPLRSLVPVFPNTPGMSSISNPNPTPFVCVPPSGPFPAGVQPFYPFMVSNGSQTRNHSANAGFNGGIPDPVPLNSFRTPQANGGSSRAKRAAYKTPGSASVVIEDDGYSDAQDQSDQYVSGFGTNVGDADDASNSGKKRRGRPKRKGVGNGPEIDVESVANNILTLFKLKDFDEGRKANGDKDTTATVLLVYDLIRRTLTQLEEASDNAGGARRPDLKSSNLMMTKGVRTNNLKRTGHVPGVDVGDIFFFRMELCLVGVHAPSMAGIDYMSVKVTGSEDPVAVSIVSSGGYDDDDGDDTNVLIYSGQGGVQRRDGQMFDQKLERGNLALEKSLHRGNDVRVIRGIKDASNAPGKIYVYDGVYKIIESWAEKNKSGLNVFKYKLIRQPGQPEAYSLWKSIQQWRDGTAARPGLIIPDLTSGVETQPVALVNDSDGEKGPAHFTYVASLKYSQPFPASKPFSGCRCLGGCQPGDSSCPCNQRNEGLLPYSSAGVLLTTKPVIHECGQSCQSPPNCRNRISQAGVKFRLEVFKTKNRGWGLRSWDPIRSGSFICEYAGDIVKVTASDFENANDDSYIFDAGRYYEPLERVYDSSSAKKAPFPLVISAKSNGNVSRFMNHSCSPNVFWQPVLRESDSGICLHIAFFAIHHIPPMQELVYDYGIPAEADRGRKKCLCGSVKCRGHFY; from the coding sequence ATGGAACAAGGTTTTAACTCTGATCCAAATGCCCCTTCTGCGCCAATTGATAAGTCTAGGGTATATGATGTGAAGCCTTTAAGAAGCCTTGTCCCGGTTTTCCCGAACACTCCAGGCATGTCTTCGATTTCAAACCCTAATCCAACTCCTTTTGTGTGTGTTCCGCCTTCTGGTCCTTTCCCTGCTGGAGTCCAACCATTTTACCCGTTTATGGTTTCAAATGGATCTCAGACTCGAAACCATTCAGCCAATGCTGGTTTTAATGGTGGTATACCAGATCCAGTTCCATTGAACTCGTTTAGGACTCCACAGgcgaatggagggagtagtcgGGCTAAGAGGGCCGCCTATAAAACTCCTGGTTCAGCATCTGTGGTTATCGAGGATGATGGATATAGTGATGCACAGGATCAAAGTGACCAATATGTGAGTGGATTTGGCACAAACGTTGGTGATGCAGATGATGCTAGCAATTCGGGTAAGAAAAGAAGGGGCCGTCCGAAGAGGAAAGGAGTTGGGAATGGGCCAGAGATTGATGTTGAATCAGTTGCTAATAACATCTTAACCTTGTTTAAGCTTAAAGATTTTGATGAGGGTAGAAAAGCTAATGGTGACAAGGATACAACGGCAACTGTGCTATTGGTCTACGACCTGATCCGGAGAACGCTTACTCAACTCGAGGAAGCAAGTGATAATGCTGGAGGTGCCCGACGTCCAGACCTCAAGTCTTCGAATCTTATGATGACCAAAGGAGTGCGGACAAACAACCTGAAGAGGACTGGCCATGTACCTGGGGTTGATGTTGGAGATATCTTTTTCTTCAGAATGGAGCTCTGCTTGGTGGGTGTACATGCTCCGAGCATGGCCGGGATAGATTATATGAGTGTCAAGGTCACCGGAAGCGAAGACCCTGTAGCCGTCAGCATAGTTTCTTCCGGAGGTtacgatgatgatgatggggatgatacTAATGTGTTGATCTACAGTGGTCAGGGTGGAGTTCAGAGGAGAGATGGCCAAATGTTCGATCAGAAACTCGAGAGGGGAAATCTTGCCCTAGAAAAGAGTCTGCATCGTGGTAATGATGTTAGAGTTATAAGGGGTATCAAGGATGCTAGTAATGCACCGGGTAAGATTTATGTGTATGACGGTGTTTACAAGATTATTGAGTCGTGGGCTGAAAAGAATAAGTCTGGTTTAAACGTGTTTAAGTATAAGTTGATAAGGCAACCGGGGCAGCCTGAAGCTTACTCACTGTGGAAATCGATTCAGCAGTGGAGGGATGGGACTGCTGCTCGGCCCGGCCTTATTATCCCAGACCTAACTTCTGGTGTTGAGACTCAGCCTGTGGCTCTTGTAAACGACTCTGATGGGGAGAAAGGACCTGCTCATTTCACCTATGTCGCTAGTCTGAAATACTCTCAACCTTTTCCGGCATCCAAACCATTTTCGGGTTGTCGTTGCTTAGGCGGATGCCAACCGGGCGATAGCAGTTGTCCTTGTAACCAGAGAAATGAAGGCCTGCTTCCCTATTCGTCTGCAGGAGTTCTTTTAACTACTAAACCAGTGATACATGAGTGTGGTCAGTCTTGTCAGTCTCCTCCAAACTGTCGAAATCGTATATCTCAGGCAGGTGTAAAATTTCGTCTGGAGGTTTTCAAGACGAAGAACCGGGGTTGGGGTCTTAGGTCGTGGGACCCTATTCGTTCAGGGAGTTTTATCTGCGAGTATGCTGGGGACATTGTCAAGGTTACTGCAAGCGATTTTGAGAATGCAAATGATGACAGTTACATCTTTGATGCTGGTCGCTACTATGAGCCACTGGAACGCGTTTATGACTCTAGTAGCGCCAAGAAGGCCCCTTTCCCTCTTGTTATAAGTGCAAAAAGCAACGGGAATGTGTCCCGTTTCATGAACCATAGCTGTTCCCCTAATGTG
- the LOC125190402 gene encoding alpha-L-arabinofuranosidase 1-like, with product MEPKYAACVVLAFSLMVIITYYLQPHGVVADATQTASLSLNASQSPAKKIPERMFGLAFEEINHSGAGGLWAELVSNRGFEAGGPNTPSNISPWTIIGNETSILVSTDRSSCFDKNKVALQMEVLCDVDGDNICPTGGVGVYNPGYWGMNIEKGKRYRVAFYVRSLQPIEMSVSFIGSKEQKLATYDIKDDDVAEWKKMEMVLEAYGSDANSRLQLTTSKSSTIWLDQVSALPLDTHNGHGFRQDLFNMLAALKPGFIRFPGGSYVEGGRLMNAFRWRETIGAWEERPGHFNDVWQYWTDDGLGYFEYLQLAEDLGTSPIWVVNIGISRNEQVDNSLLMPFVQDTLDAIEFARGDASSTMGSARAAMGHPEPFDLQYVAAGNQDCWKKNYRGSYMKFYNAIKEAYPDIKIITNCDASAAVLDHPADLYDYHVYTNANSMFSMAHNFDHTSRNGPKAFVSEYAVTGGEAGRGNMLKALAEAGFLIGLERNSDAVEMASSAPLFVNVNDQRFNPDAIVFDSSKVYGTPTYWMQHLFKASNGATLLDSTLQSPSSSLTASAISWTDADSGRSYIRVKVVNFGGNRVNLKLSVEGLDNRSIESAGSTLTTLTSTNVKDENSFKEPKKVSPVINALKNASNKMTFVIPPYSFISIDLLRKSHVIQDAGSNGVYESRVI from the exons ATGGAGCCAAAATATGCAGCTTGTGTAGTGCTGGCTTTCTCTCTCATGGTCATCATCACTTATTACCTTCAGCCTCATGGAGTTGTAGCCGATGCAACGCAGACAGCATCGTTGTCTCTTAATGCTTCCCAGAGTCCTGCAAAGAAGATTCCTGAGAGGATGTTTGGACTGGCATTTGag GAGATCAACCATTCCGGGGCCGGTGGGCTTTGGGCAGAGCTTGTCAGCAACCGAG GTTTTGAAGCCGGAGGTCCAAATACTCCTTCAAACATCAGTCCATGGACCATCATTGGCAACGAAACATCTATTCTAGTATCTACGGACAGATCATCCTGCTTCGACAAAAATAAGGTGGCTCTTCAAATGGAGGTGCTCTGTGACGTTGATGGTGATAACATCTGTCCAACAGGAGGAGTTGGAGTCTATAATCCGGGTTATTGGGGAATG AATATTGAGAAAGGAAAGAGGTATAGAGTGGCGTTCTATGTCCGTTCGTTGCAACCGATTGAAATGTCTGTGTCATTCATTGGCTCAAAGGAGCAGAAGCTAGCTACATATGatataaa GGATGACGACGTTGCAGAGTGGAAGAAGATGGAGATGGTGTTGGAAGCATATGGATCAGATGCTAATTCAAGACTGCAGCTGACAACATCAAAAAGCTCAACAATATGGCTTGATCAAGTCTCAGCACTACCTTTGGACACTCACAAT GGACATGGATTTCGACAAGATCTTTTCAACATGCTTGCTGCTTTGAAGCCGGGATTTATCAGATTTCCGG GCGGCTCGTATGTCGAAGGAGGCAGACTGATGAACGCATTTAGATGGAGAGAAACTATAGGCGCATGGGAAGAGAGACCGGGTCATTTCAATGATGTTTGGCAGTACTGGACCGATGACGGACTTGGTTATTTTGAGTACTTACAA CTTGCTGAGGATTTAGGCACGTCGCCTATTTGGGTAGTCAACATAGGAATTAGCAGAAATGAACAAGTTGACAATTCACTCCTTATGCCCTTTGTGCAA GATACTCTTGACGCGATTGAGTTTGCTAGAGGAGACGCGTCTTCCACAATGGGCTCTGCCCGGGCAGCAATGGGCCATCCTGAGCCTTTTGATCTGCAGTACGTTGCTGCTGGAAATCAGGACTGTTGGAAAAAGAATTATCGCG GGAGCTACATGAAGTTTTACAATGCAATAAAAGAGGCCTATCCAGATATCAAGATCATCACAAACTGTGATGCTTCAGCTGCAGTGTTGGACCATCCAGCAGATTTGTATGATTATCAT GTCTACACAAATGCAAACTCCATGTTTTCGATGGCTCACAACTTCGATCACACCTCAAGAAACGGACCAAAG GCTTTTGTGAGCGAATACGCTGTCACAGGAGGCGAGGCTGGCAGGGGAAATATGCTGAAAGCACTAGCTGAGGCCGGTTTTCTCATAGGACTAGAGAGAAACAG TGACGCTGTTGAGATGGCCAGCAGTGCGCCGTTGTTTGTGAATGTCAACGATCAGAGGTTCAATCCAGATGCAATAGTTTTCGACTCTTCAAAGGTCTATGGCACGCCTACCTACTGGATGCAGCACTTGTTCAAGGCATCAAATGGCGCCACCCTTCTTGATTCCACGCTGCAATCGCCTTCCTCCTCCCTCACCGCATCTGCCATTTCATGGACTGATGCAGACAGCGGCAGGAGCTACATCAGAGTAAAG GTTGTGAACTTTGGAGGCAACAGAGTGAATCTGAAGCTTTCTGTCGAGGGATTGGACAACAGGTCTATAGAATCAGCCGGCTCTACATTGACTACGCTAACATCTACTAATGTGAAGGACGAAAATTCGTTCAAAGAAcccaaaaag GTTTCGCCAGTTATAAACGCACTCAAAAATGCCAGCAACAAAATGACATTTGTTATACCTCCATAttctttcatttcaattgaCTTGCTGCGAAAATCACATGTTATTCAAGATGCAGGATCTAATGGTGTCTATGAGTCACGAGTTATTTGA
- the LOC125190403 gene encoding aladin, translating to MPSFPQPGTVTICEINRELVTADHLGDDQANDTYSKILGNIFSPIQFESESLLGVGTEQETVERRKGNSVLEALFSGSLRPLLQPADVNLLNGIDLHSVSWHNHKQILAFVSSHHQVMICDYNDSDGKVPCVLSHESQKDVKILEWRPNGGKTLSVACKGGICIWAASSPGNVPSVRSGVTSNPLSRGSVTRWTLVDFLQSSDSEQITALSWSPDGRYLASASYESSSFTIWDVSLGLGTPIRRGLGGISLLKWSPSGDYFFSAKFDGTFYLWETNTWTSEPWSSKNGFVTGATWDPDGCMVLLSFSESASLGSIHFTSKPPSLDAHLIPVELPEIKLLTDSQVIEKIAWDASGERLAVSYKDGDEQYIGLVAVFDVKRTPLISTSLVGFIRGPGDNPKPVAFSFYDKFKQGPLFSVCWSSGFCCTYPLIFRSNNLP from the exons GGGAATATATTCAGTCCGATCCAATTCGAATCAGAGAGTTTGTTGGGGGTGGGGACTGAGCAGGAAACGGTTGAACGGAGGAAGGGTAATTCGGTACTAGAGGCTCTGTTCAGTGGCTCCCTCAGGCCTCTTTTGCAGCCTGCCGAT GTAAACCTCTTAAATGGCATTGATCTTCACAGTGTAAGTTGGCACAACCACAAACAGATTTTAGCATTTGTTTCTTCACATCATCAGGTGATGATCTGTGACTACAATGATTCTG ATGGAAAGGTTCCTTGCGTCTTGTCCCATGAATCCCAAAAGGATGTAAAAATTCTTGAGTGGAGACCAAATGGAGGGAAAACCCTTTCTGTTGCATGCAA GGGTGGAATTTGCATTTGGGCTGCTTCTTCTCCCGGTAATGTTCCATCTGTAAGATCTGGGGTGACTTCGAACCCACTTTCAAGGGGCTCTGTGACACGATGGACTCTGGTAGATTTCCTTCAGAGTTCTGATTCTGAACAGATTACTGCACTTTCATGGAGTCCTGATGGAAG ATATTTAGCTTCAGCTTCATATGAGAGTTCATCGTTCACCATTTGGGATGTTTCACTAG GTCTGGGCACTCCTATTCGAAGGGGCCTAGGAGGCATATCATTGTTAAAGTGGTCTCCATCAGGAGATTATTTCTTTTCTGCAAAATT TGATGGAACATTTTATCTCTGGGAGACAAACACATGGACATCGGAACCATGGTCCTCAAAGAATGGGTTTGTCACG GGAGCAACATGGGATCCAGATGGCTGTATGGtacttctttctttctcaGAATCCGCATCATTAGGTTCCATTCACTTTACATCCAAACCTCCGTCCCTAG ATGCACATCTTATACCAGTTGAATTGCCagagataaaattattgaCCGACAG CCAGGTCATTGAGAAGATAGCATGGGATGCTTCAGGAGAGAGATTGGCGGTGTCATATAAAGATGGTGATGAGCAATACATCGGGCTTGTTGCGGTATTTGATGTTAAAAGAACTCCCTTAATTTCAACATCGTTGGT TGGGTTCATCCGAGGTCCTGGGGACAATCCAAAGCCAGTGGCATTTTCATTCTACGACAAATTTAAACAAGGACCATTGTTTTCTGTG TGCTGGAGCAGTGGATTTTGCTGCACCTACCCTCTTATATTCCGTTCAAATAATCTACCATAG